The genomic segment TTGCTCTGGTATGACCGTGCGTTGCTCCAATAAATACTTGAGGCTTCGTTGATCCGTCTGAATATAGAACCTCCGACCCAGCAGGTATGGTCGCCAAGTTCATATGGCTTCAATGATGGCTAGCATCTCCTTGGCGTATGTGGACCACGATAGTTTTGAAACTCCCAGGGCCCGGCTCATGAAAGCAATTGGTTTGCCTTGTTGAGTTAGAACCGCGCCAATTCCCTCTCCTGAAGCATTAGATTCAATAACAAATGGCTCATTAAAGTTAGGCATAGCAAGAGTAGGAGTAGAAGTTATAACCTGTTTGAGGAAAGTGAATGCTGTCTCAGCTTCATCTGTCCACCCGAACTGCCCCTTCTTCAACAGATTAGTGAGTGGTCGCGCCAATATCCCATAATTACGAACAAATTTTCGGTAGTAGCCTGTAAGACCTAAGAAACCACGCAATTCTGAAATATTAGTAGGTCTAGGCCAATCTAGCATTGCCTTAATTTTGCCTTGGTCTACTTTTACCCCTTAAGGAGTAACAATGTGACCCAAATATTCCAACTCCTGTTGACCGAAGGCACATTTGCTGATCTTAATAAAAAATTGGTGATGCCTTAATATTTCAAAAGCTTGTTGAACATGTTCAAGATGCATAGTCCAATTGAGGCTATAAATTAAAATGTCATCAAAAAAGATCAATACAAATTTACGCAGATAAGGGCGAAATATGGAATTCATAATGGTCTGAAAAGTAGAAGGTGCATTGCAAAGACCAAAGGGCATAACTAAATACTCATAATGACCATTGTGGGTACGAAAAGCAGTTTTATGGATATCATATGGGTGTACTCGTACCTGATGGTAGCCGACCCTTAAATCTAATTTTGTAAAATAGGATGCGCCATGAAGTTCATCTAGCATATCATCGACCGTTGGGATAGGAAATCGATCTTTGATAGTAACGGAATTAAGGGCCCGATAATTAGTGCAAAAGCACCATGTACCATCCTTCTTTTTAACCAATAGGACAGGTGATGAAAAGGGACTGATACTTGATCTTATAAGCCCCAATTTTAACATGTCTTGAACTTGTTTTTCAATGTCAGCTTTTTGAAAATAGGCATACTTGTAGGGTCGCACATTGATTGGCTATGTGCCTTCTATAAGAGGGATGCAGTGGTCAACCTCCCTCTTTGGTGGTAACTGCGTTGGTTCTTGAAAAATGTCAGCATAAGCCTCCAATACGAGCTGCATATCCGGTTGAACATCTTTCCGTGGTACTTCTTCGAGTGACTGCAGACAAATTGCAAATATGGAACTCCCTTGTCTCAACTCTTTAGAGACCACCTTCAGAGATGCAGCTTGAATGGGCTGCGCATCAGTTTCTTGTAATCTTCGAGCTTGATTCTCCCATTGGAATTCCATTGTCATATTTTTCCAATTACAAACAACCGAACCCAATTGCTCTAGCCACTGTATACCCAATACTAAGTCCAAACCAGTTAGTGGTAAAGAATAGAGGGTAGGGGAAAAAGGGATACCCCGATGCACGTTCTCAAATCTTCCCTGGCACTGCAATCGATTTCCATTAGCAACCCGCACCGTGAATGGCTCGGTAGGAACCACAGGTAAGTGAAGCAAACTAGCCACCTTTTCACTAATAAAATTATGGGTAGAGCCGCTGTCAATGAGCACAACCACTTTATGATGCCCGACTCTAGCCGTAACCCGCATTGTTCTAGAGGTGGACCATCCAGTCAACGCATGCAAGGATATCTCTGGTTCGGGCTGAATATCGGATATAGGCTCTTCTGCAACCTCGTCAGTAAATTCTTCACACGTAATGTTGCCCGCACTAGTGCTTCCTTCAAGTAGTAAGAGTTGCGGCCCTCTGCACTGTGTCCCACAGTGAACTTGTCATTGCAATTAAAGCAAGGACCTTGAGCTCttcttttctgcatttcttccCACGTTAGGCGCTTCACTGGGAATGCTGGTGTGGATCTCGTTGGAGTTGAAATGTCCAGCTGCGGTCGGCTGAGTTGAGGTGGCCGTGTAAATCTTCGTTGGCGCAGGAGCTGGTCGTCTCGCATGCGGGCAAGGCTGATAGCCTCCTTCAATGATTTCGGCTTAAACATCCGGATGCCTTCTGCTATTTCGGGCTTGAGACCTCCCATGAAAGTTCCCACCAATGCCTTCTGCATCCACCCATGCACTCGGTTGCCCAGTCTCTCAAACTCTTTCTGGTAGTCTCGCAAGGAGCCCATCTGTTTGACCTGTGAAAGTGCCTCATCAAAATCCTCACATTCGGTTGGTCCGAATCAAGCCCACAGTTCTTCCTCAAAAATGGTCCAGGTCACGACTCGCCCTTCCTCCTTGTATGCTCGGCGCAGCCACTGCCACCATTGGTTGGCTTCGCCTTCCAGATGGAACGAAGCCAAGGAGACTTTTTGTGCTTCAGTAGAGCCTTGGTACTCAAATAATTGCTCTACGCGGTTGAACCACTCAGTGGGGTCATTGCCAGAGTATCTTGGAAACTCAGGTTTGGCCATCTTTGAAGAGAAGATCTGCCTTCTTCCGTCCGTGTCATCTCTATTTTCTTCCCTGTTGGTGCGAGAATGACCATCTCGGTCATTGTTGATGTTACTGGAGCCTTCCTTAATTGGAAAACAAAGCCTCAGACAGTCGGTTGATGGTCCCCTCAAGTTGGTGTAGCTTGTCAGCAACTCCCAGCTCCATTCGGTTGATGCCATCTTGAAGTCCTCCAAGCCTTGCTTCTAATCTCTCGATCCTCTCCTTGTTAGTTGCCATTGTaacccggctctgataccaataatAGGTCCCAGTCAAAGCTGAATTACAATTGCGAAAGTAATAGTATTCTCTTCGGGTGAGAATGTACCGCAAGTAGTTGGATAGACATTTTGCTTGCCTTTATTCATGCATTCGGCAGAATTTAAATAGACAATGGATAACAACCTCTCCTAAACTTACGACCATAGTTTCCTAGAATAAAGACTCTGCATGCAAAATAATAgctaacaaacaacaaaataatAGCTAACAAACACTCGACTTATTCCATGCATGTGAACGTTAGAATGTGAACGTTATCCAGCAGACTGGATCAATTCTTTCATTAAAACTGCAATGGTCTTGGATGACCAAGTCTTCCAATAGAACTGCAGCTAGCTTAGACCAGGTCTTCTTCATTAGTCCCCATGCATGCCATGCACGATGTTCCCTCACTCCCTATTGTACTTGCGATTCTTTATGGGTGTGCGTTGGGTCCGCCTTGGCCAATCATTTTTTgagttttattaaaaattagagTAATGGTTGCAATGGTATGGCCTAGAAGAGAATAGTAGCCTAAAATATTAAGCTCTCCTTGTAGTCGATCCATTAGAGATTAAGAGGTTAGTAACCCAAGAATGGACAAGATCTTTTAAGAGAAGTGGGAAACTCAAAACAGTTTTTGTTGATGAAGTAGTTGTCAATCTCATGCTTGAGATATTTGGGCTGTGTTTATGGATCCATGAGATGACTGATGATACTAGATCAATTTTTAACATGTTCTTCATGCTTGGGAATTTAAAATAATGCAAGTAGATTAGTGTAAAGGGGATTATCTGAACTGAAACAAAGTAATGTGTAGGCTAAAATTGAAGTTTCTTTCTTAATGTTAGAAAACATGGTTATTTGGTGGATGGGTAAAGTTCATTCTTCCCTCCAACCCCCCATCAACTGCGTTTCACAAATTTTACATGTTCATGAACAAGTAGTTAAAGCTTTACTTGCAGTAATAGTCTAGCTTTTACAGCTTGATATATGCCATATGTTATTTACAAGTTCTAATCTAACCATCTATTTCCTTGTGGATTTGTAAGTGACAAGAAAGATGAGCTTGATGAGTAACAACAGAGTAATATAGAGAAATTTAGGAATCGGCACAAACAAAATTATGGGGAATTGAGAGAAATGATATGGACCTGTTGTGATGAAAGAGCAAAGGTGGCTTCAGTTGAGGGAGTGGTTCCATTAATGTGGATATATTGAATAGGTCAGGGATCTACTATGGCAATTTATTCAGGGTTGCATACTTTGTGGGCCAAACCACCCCAAACTCAACCCCCCAGCCCAAAAGAAAAAGTGTTGAAGAATGATCAGTGGAGCCAACCCCAAATGAATGGCATAAGGCTTGCTGGTTATGCTAATTGTTGTGCACATAATTTATTCAGTTAACCATGATGAGGAAATCGGCATGGTCATACCATGAGCTTTTAAGGCTCGGTATCTTGTTCGTGTTTGAAGCTTATCTATTGGTTTGGCTGTTTGTTCCATTGGTGTTGATTGGTGTAGGAATCTGTTACTTGGGATATCTGAAGCTTCATCGATTGGTGCTTTGTTCCTTTGGTGATACCAAATTTGCTCATAGTCAAATTATCTGCCCATGATGAGATGTTCAATATCGAAGACTAAATTTTATTTATCGGCAGCCCTGATTAGATTCTGATTATAGGAAGCCTTTTGGGCTGTCTATGAGTTTGGAAGATGAGTTCATCCCTACCTGCGAGTGGCAAAAAGGAAATCTGATTTTGATTGTTTGAATTGTCCTGAAGGCCTATTTGGAGTGGGAGGCCATGCAAGTTTAATGTCAGATTTATGTGTTAAGAAGTAGAGAAAGAAGCATGCTGAGTCATTTGGTCATCTCCACTTTGTCTGAAGTGGGATATTACCTACTACATCCTAAAAACTTGCAGATGATGAATGAATCTTATGCATTCAGTAATTTGTTCAAGGTGCTTTTGCATATGAATAATTCCATTTTACAAACAGGGGACAAGTGGAAAGATGCAATCGACCgacctattttttttcttgtgtccGTGCTGCCTTCCCTTAGATAAATTACAACAGCAATTGAAGCAGGAAATAGTTGATccgaattttttttaacatgtaATTCCTTATAACTCTTTCAACTATTAAATTTGTTACCTTTATCAAATTAGCTATTCATTTAGATACATTGCCTACTTTACAAGACAAACCAGACCATAGGGTGAAAAGCCAATTTGCCAATATTTGCCCTAGTATATCCAAGATTGTGGTTCCATTACAAGTACACTTTATTCTCTAACAACTACACTCCTTTCAATGATCCTATGTAAAATTTTCGAAAGGTGAACATGGATACATCAAATTTACATGGTATGCTTCTTCTGATACACATTGGTGCATTTTACATCTGCCTCGAAATCGAAACTCCATAACTAATACAAGTTCGCCTGCAATTTCCACGGCTATGCACACTTAACTTTTTCAATGCATGCATTAGGTGTGGATCTATAGCAAAAAATTAGCTCCCTCCTTAGACCTAGATTGTACTAGATATCATTGCACTTTTTTTGGTGGGCATTGTGCATTTCACTAGCACTTGCTTAGTGCTGGAATGATTATTCTATTGGTGCACCATTAAACACCAATGCAACCTAGagcaggagagagagagagagagagcaccaATGTAACCTGTAGCTGCACTCCTTATATGTAATATAAGTATAAATGAGttagtagagagagagagagagagagaacaccaATGTAACCTGTAGCTGCACTCCTTATATGTAATATAAGTATAAATGAGttagtagagagagagagagagaacagtaTCAGACTTTCCGAGTGTATATATCAGTTTTTGGGTGATGCCTTTGACCTTTTCAACATAGAGAGTGAACGTGACCCATGTCCAAATAATGGACACAGATTTTGTTTCAGCATCATCCAGTAGTGGATAAGTCaggagaaagagggaggaggaaggagaaagaaaacatAGGGATGTCAATCACTAAAATTCTCTTCTCTTCATGTTCCTCCAACACTGTCCCCAAGCATCAGActccaacggctagtttccagaATTCAACCATCAAAGGGTTCCTTCTATCTTCTCTGGCTCCCCTCACCCTTGCCATGACATTAAGCTCACCCATTGCCACTCTAGCCATCCCTTCTCCCAGTTCCCAGCCTTCTCTACTCCCCTCCACCACTCCCTACTCCCAATCTCAGAATTTGCAGCTTGGATTGGAGAATGGGTAACCCCACCAAGAGCTTCTACTTTTTTTCCAAACTGTCTCATAccagaaactttttttttattagttttggGAAGATATCTATCTGAAGTTAGTGTCTTAATGCAGGAAAATTAGGCCATGTCCATCCACAAATCCTGGTTGTCTGTCGACGAATCCAAAGTCATCATCTTTTGGTTTCCCATGGGTGATTCCTGAGAATTCCTCGGAGAGTGCTGTTCAGGTGAAGAAGTTTGAGTTCTTTTGCATGCTGTGAGTTATGAAAATTGAGTGTTGTGGGTTTTAAAGCTTTCGACATATTGCATCTCCGTTTTGCTCCAGAAATTGCGAGATGCGATCCTGAAAACACAGAGGAATGCAGAGATCAAGGTTGATGAGAAAACTCCCAATGGTAATTTAGTAAAGATCAAATGAAGATTGTGTTTTTCTATGATAGAAACTTTTCGCAGACCAGTAAAACTAACTTTGCGTCCATGACAGCAGAACAAAACATTCCAAGTAACTAGCTAATTCATTGGTTTTTCTGTACTACCAGTGGTGTCTGTATGGTTCGTGAATTGAGGATATGAAAACAAGCTTTTTATGTTGGTTAGAagatcattttcagaatttgatCTTGCATTATACTGAAGACTACATCAAAGGGTTTATAGTGATCAGGTGTTAGGCACACATTTGACCATATGGCATGTTAtgaataagtataaaataggtCAATTTAGAATCTTGGAGGACCACTGTTGAAAATATTATTGTTGCCACATTAATGTTCATCTTACTTATTTCTGTATTTATGTTTCAACATCTTTGCCTGGTCAACAATCTTATTATCTTATTATCTTATCATGTTTGTTATAATGAATGAATCATGTAACAGTTGGACCCAAGTAAGTTGAGACAAATTACAGGTTCTGTTTGCTTATATATAGAATTagaaagaagtttgatatgtgtTCGTATGAGAGGTTCAGGAAAGCTACATGCTTAGGTCTCCAAGGAAAGTTCCATGCTTGGTTATTTCTTATTGTTATTTTGCAATAGCTATATGTAGTTTAGTTTTCATTGAAGGATAACAAATTAAATGACTACGATATTTATTGCGTCATGatattgattgcatgatatccTCTACCTGACTATCTTCTTCCTCATTCCCGGATCTACTACATTTTTAAGATTTCGAAGTTAACTGCTTATGCATAGCACAgggaatccttttttttttttttttgctggtgAACATTGCTTGGTGTGTAATGATGTTAAAAGGTAGATGGATTTCATTTGTAATAAATAAGAAACAAGCTTACCATTATTGTGCAATTATCAGGCCACTATTTGCAGGCCGAGGTTGATGGAGGATTTGGacgtgatgtgatggaatttttgGTTAAAGCAGATGTTGTTGCCTACAGATCTATGGCCACAAAAGTCACATATATATACCCATTCACAACAGCTTTTGGTGACTCCAAAGGACAGAAGGAAAGGATGAGTAGAATCATGGAAGATTTGGGTTGGTATGCTCCAAATTTTGAATCAATGGACTAATCAATTCGGCTATTGTAAAAGAGTGATTGATTTCAGTAATAATATATGTGTCCATACTTACTGACCTATATTGGATTTCTTGAGTAAAagctttataaaaaaattacctTCTTTAATATATGATCAAGTGATGATGCTAAACTGGTATTTGTATGTGAACTTCTCTCTGGTGTATTAGTTAAGCCTAGTAGATTTGCTGGTATAGAGAAGATAGCACAACAGAGGTTAATCAAGTACTTTATGGAACACATCTCTGGGATCATTGCATTAATGAACACATAACCATGTACATCTCTCAACAAAACCCTTTTCTGGGGTAGTAGGTGGTGAAAATCTCTGTTTACAATGACTATTAGCTAGAAATAATGGATTTTTTCAAATAAACATcacagttaaaaaaaaaagaaaaacgtaTTGCTCAGAAGgaaaagtgaagaaattaaaaaGTACTTGAAGTCATGATATTATAGTGCTCATGCCTTAATTTCTAGGAGAATTGCTTGCTATCGTTTTTATGTTTATTCAATGTAACATAATTCTTTCGAATATCAACTCTTTCGGAATATGCATGCTACAGAAAATAAGCCACCTATCTCTACCAACATGAGGATGGGGATTGTAACATTCGCGTGAAAGAACAATTCCCCTTCCTTCGCACCATTGGATCACACAATGGTTGCTTCAAGATCCATGCAGATGGATGAATAAAAGAGTGTAGAgtgttttgagatctatgcagggtATGAACCAATGGTCGATATCgtgaaagaagatcaatcattctttcgtgCAAAAGATCCAACACAAACCCCCAACATGATACCTTTTTGTGTCGGAATGTATCTATATCGACTGGTCAATCACCAAAGAGACTTTAATCAGATGGTTTCAATGTGATAATGGACGCAAAAGAGGAACAAAAGAAAGCTGAAGACAAGGGAATTTGTGTACCACTTCACTCTCTAGATTATATTACATATACTAATTTTCAGCTTCGGCACATGCAAAAGTTGAGTCCAAGGCCAGAAACCACATTACCCTCTTCTTCGTAGGATGCAAGCCCTCTAAATTTGTGCTGAAGCATAGAGAAATGGAGGTGCCCCCTGTGCAGAAGTGCCTCACTGAAAAGCTAGAGAAGGAAGAAGCTATAGCTTTCGAGTAGCTTGGATGAAGCAGCTAAAGAGACGAAGGCTTAACTCCCCTCCATGGCGaacattgtttttaagttcgTCCTATGGATGCCTACATAGGAATATCTCCTTATGGTTTTTGTACACTTAGGATCAGTGTATGTGTGTTGATTCTAATAGTAAGGTTCTAACTGGATTCTGATGTTATCAATTAAACTTACCTCTCTAGTCTGCAACAACTCTTTTTGTATGAACTGGTGCATTCAATATAATGGCATTATTATTAACTTGGAATATTAGATATCTGAATGATCCAGTGAAAAGGAAAACTGTGAGAGACTGCAGCATGCTCGGTTTACAGGAAATAAAATTGTCAGACCCTCACTTTGATAGTTTTTGTTCATTTGAGGAAGGGGTGTAAATTCTTGATCATCTTTGTCAGCTAGAATTCACAGATTTTGATAGTTCAGGTCAAGCCATTTCTACTAACTTAAATGGTCCGAGTGATAGATTTGAGAAGGAAATATGCTAGAACCTTGGATTATTAGAGGCGATCTTATTGCTGCTATCATGTTGAACGACAGAAAAGGTAATCCTCAATTAAGCTTAATTTCCATAGCCTTCATTTTCTGCATAAGAAGGCTGCAGTCGGTGGAGTTACCTTTCAAGGTAGAGATTTTACATAGAGTAAACCAGCTGTGGCAAAGTTAGATCAATGCTCTCTCTACCAAGAAAGACACTTTGAATCCATTATCATATCAAGAAAAGCACTTCCCAACCCTTGCTCGGATCATGCTCCACTGCAACTTACCTTTGATGAAAATAAACTATCAAATAAGATATttagatttgaaaaataatGGTTCGCGAAAGCGTCGCTGAAGTCATGACTAATACTCAGAAGTCTACTGAGACCATGGATAATCCTGCAAGTGCTCGTCATAAAACTTAGGAGCACCAGAGAAGCTCTTAAAAATTAGAGCCGTTgcattaaaacacacaaatataattAGAGAATGATCTCCTTTGCCTCATTTAGGATTTAGATATTAAACGGAAATCCACCATCCACTTAAACAGTGAAATGGAAGCTAGAAGGAAGGTTAAAGCAGATCTCAgcaaaatttatgtggatgaagaGATTTATTGGAGGGAGTGCTCAAAGGTGAAATGGCTCAAAGAAGGAGACAATAACTCCTTCCTACTTGCACTAAATTGTGAGTACACCTCATAAAGCGAATCAAATCACTGTTTCTGAACACTGGGACAAAcgcaatcaaaaagaaaaaaagccgcTATATCCTAATACCTCTAGCTTCTCAGTTCAATGCAACTTTATTTTCAAGTTGAGGGCTAAATCTCTTTTGCTTGGACATTTGACTTACACAAATATAACATAAAACATCAAACCTCAAAGCCTCTGGGCTTTTTCAGCGACCAAGGATATATTAACTAGCCTTCTCTTTACTATTCTTCCTAGATTATAGGGCAAGCTTTAGCACTTAGAGAATTTCCATTATGCGTTTTTATAATGTTTGCTTTTGATACATTTCTTAATCTTCCTTGGAAGAGCAATAGCTCTATAGTTAGGGCTAGAAATGGGCCTGAATACTATTAGCCCCACATGAGATTTGTAAATACGTGATTGTCTGATAATGAGCAAGAAATATCCATCTTTCTATTAAAAAggatct from the Phoenix dactylifera cultivar Barhee BC4 chromosome 14, palm_55x_up_171113_PBpolish2nd_filt_p, whole genome shotgun sequence genome contains:
- the LOC103697760 gene encoding thylakoid lumenal 17.9 kDa protein, chloroplastic: MSITKILFSSCSSNTVPKHQTPTASFQNSTIKGFLLSSLAPLTLAMTLSSPIATLAIPSPSSQPSLLPSTTPYSQSQNLQLGLENGKIRPCPSTNPGCLSTNPKSSSFGFPWVIPENSSESAVQKLRDAILKTQRNAEIKVDEKTPNGHYLQAEVDGGFGRDVMEFLVKADVVAYRSMATKVTYIYPFTTAFGDSKGQKERMSRIMEDLGWYAPNFESMD